Below is a genomic region from Miscanthus floridulus cultivar M001 chromosome 1, ASM1932011v1, whole genome shotgun sequence.
TATAGTATGCTGAGTTTTAATATAATAGCTTCCTTCtgttcaaaaagaaaaaaaaacaattacaGACGCAGGTATCTTTTCTAATAGCAAAACAGACGCAGGTATCTACTACGTGCGGAAAATATGTAGCACGGAAGCCCGCGTTATTATTGGCCTTTTAATCCGAGGCCCGTTAGGCTTCCACAATATGCGCTAAGCTAGCAGCCCATGACCTTCTTCTTGTCAATGTTGGGCTTGGACACGACGGTGCCGTCGTTTCCGGCGAGCGCCTTGTACTTGTCCTTCCGGGTGAAGTTGGTGCACTCGTAGGACAGCGTGGACGCGATGAGCCGCTGGATGTAGTTGGCCACCTCGTGGCTGCTCTTGCCGCCGCCATTGCAGGTGAGCTCGGCTGGGAGCTTGTTGAGGAACGTGACCACGTACCCGGGGCTCGGGTTCATGAAGAAGTAGAAGGGGTCCAGCCCCTTCCACCCGCGCGCCGTCGTCCCGTGGAACATGCTCATCTGGTTCTCCATCGCCACCGGCACGATCTCGTCCGTCAGCTCCGCGAACAGCGCCGAGAACCGGAGCAGGAACGGCTCGCGGCACGTCGTCCCCTCGGGGCAGATCACCAGGTCGCCCTCGGTCAGGAGCCGCCGGATCATGGCCGCGTCGGCCGCGCGGTCTCGGGTCAGGCGCACCGTGCGGATAGGCGACAGAATTTCCGACAGCCGCGAGACCTGTTGAGAAATCAACAGCATAATATCGGTCAGTGTTGGTTGATCAGTGGATAGATTCTTTGATGTGACTTGTTGCATGACATGCGGCATCGAAGTCGCATGACAAGTACCGAGTAGGTGACGGCAGTGATGGGGCGGCCCAGGGCGGTGGAGAGGAAGATGGGGTCGAGGAGGGTGCGGTGGGAGCAGATGAAGAGCACGCCGGTCTGGCCCGTCTCGCGGCTGGCCGGCGGCGGAGGGTTGCCCCTGATGGTGACGCGGACGCCGAGGGCTCGGAACGCGTGGTACACCATGCGCATCGGCAGGAGCGCGCCCGCGGCGATGCGCAGGCACGCGAGCAGGAACCCGATCGGGATCCAGAGCACGGTGAGCAGCGCGAGCGCCGGGGACGGCTTCTGCACGAGCCGGCCGTCGTGGAAGACCACCGGCTTCGGCAGGTTCTCGCGTGGCACGGGCTTCAGCTTGGGCGTCGCCGGCACGACGTAGCCCTCCTTGCACAGCCTCATGAACGGGTAGTCCGTCTTCCTGTCGCCGAGGCCGACCTCGGGCGCGACGTCGTCGCCGAAGGTCCTCCGGAGCGCGTCCGCCTTCTGCTCGCCGACCAGGACGCCGGGGGAGCGCACCAGCCCCGTGGCGCGGCCTCGCCACACGACGAGCTCCGTGCCGACGACGACGTCCGTGCCGATGTACTCCTTGAGGAACGCCTCCACCATGACCCGCGGGTTCGCGGTGAGTACGCACCGGCGGCCGCACGCCGAGAACACGCGCCACGACTCCGGGTGCAGGTCGGCGCAGTAGAACTTGGGCAGCACCGCCCGCGCCACGGCCTCGATGTCGGCGACCCTGGCCCCCGCCATGGACGAGAAGATGAGCACCTGGATGCCCGCCGGCTCGGACACGAAGTAGTAGAGGAGCCCCGCGAGCGGCGCCAGCGCGATGAGCAGCAGCAGGCGCAGCACTCCGCCGGTCTCGAACGCCATGTGCGCGAAGTACGGGAAGGAGCTCCGCCCGCACAGCAGCGTGCCgtccagatccgccaccaccgTGTCGCCGGCCCGGTCGTTGGACGAGCACTTCTCCACCGTCGGGAACGGCGAGGCAGCCATCACCGTCGTCGTCTCCCCCATGATCTCCAAGCCCTCCGGAGCTAGCTAGCAGCTGCTACGCAGTACGCACGCACCAGAAAGCACCAAGCGTTCTACCCTTTGGCACGCTTTCTGGTGTGTTTTATATGCGGACCTTGCGCTTTTCCATGGCGGCTTTATATAGACGAATCGAGCTGCAAAACGCAAAGGACAAAATTCAAAAGGACGTGTATAGAAGAAACCGAGGAAAGGGACGCACAAAGCGAAGAAGCATATTACGTCGATGGGAATTGTGAAGGTTTTCCAAGGCTCCAAGGAGGGTTTCTTAGGAACCACCGGTGGCGTTGTTTTACATGGGTGTAGAGCATCGGCATGGTCGCCATGGAGTGGAATTTTGTGGTCTTTCGTTGAAGGCGACTTGTTATGGTTTGTTTGGTTTGGTTTGGTGTACTATGATTAAGTAACGGTAATAGCTCCCGATATCATTTCAGGGTCGTTCTTACAGGTACTGCTAGCTGCTAGCTGCTAGTACACTATTGTACTACTATTGTGGGAGGAGTAGTTGCCAACCGGCGTTGGCATGTTTTGCATTTTTATTACAATTATTAATCTGAAGACATTTTGTTTAAGGCTGGCCATCTTTTTACACTGCTCAGTGGGATCTAGTTTTGTTTGCTTCGTCGCGTAGAACATACCAGTGCATACAGAGTTGAAAAGcaggtgcgggtgcgggtgcCGGTGCAGACCTGGTCGGATCGTTCGAATGGATTTGGGGTTTCATTGCACTAGTTTCAGAGTACCACGTTATCTAAAAAGGTGTAGGGTGATCATGCACCTAAATGGATGGATCGTGCAAAAGTTTAAGACGCAACGAAAAACTGTGCAAAGagattttttaaaaataaaaataaaatcagaACTATGCAAGTGCCAATTTTGCTTTTTTTTATCTTGCACAGATTTTTATTGCATCCCAAAATTGGCATGTGAACATAAACCTTGGCATCATCtatctagtttttttttaaaaaaatccgaCATGTTTGATGCTTTTTTTTAATGGAAGCAACAGAGATGTTCATGTATTTATGCTCATACCATCAGCTTGTTCGGCTGGACTAAAAAAGTACTGTTCATACTGATTTTTATTGTTCATGCTGTTTTTtttagagaaaaacactgctccagCTGAAAAAAAGCGACCAGCCAGCCGAACATCTTGCATGCTTTTATGCCGTTTGTGGACCCAGCCATAACATCGTCTGGAGTGGAATCACAAGTCGACAACAaagctagaattcaaggctcgGAAAGGAGCTATGGAATCAtggtggtgtttaaatccagagAATAAAGTTTAAGGATATCACATCGGGGTGTCGTATGGGAATgctcggatagtaataataaaacaaattacagaagtcatcagtaatccgcgagatgaatttgttaagcctaagtaatccgtcattagcacatgttactgtagcaccatattgtcaaatcatggactaattaggcttaaaaaaacatcttgcaaattagtcgtaatctatgtaattagttatttttttagtctatatttaatactccatgtatgtgtccaaacattcgatgtgataaagAGTAAACTTTAGAGggatgaactaaacatggccacAGTAACACCTTCACTGTTCCTGAATAAGACTACTAGAAACACAACCTATACTAACAAGAAAGTACGATGGCCAACGGGCAGTCAAGGAGATTGCAGTCAAGGAAAAGTTAACTAACCACGGTCTTAGTAAAACACGTGGCAAATTGTTGTGATTCCCAACGGTTAGACAACCCCTAAGCCCTAACCGTGTAGTAAGGACACTTGGCAATTTGGTGAACTATTGCCAATTGTTTTTGGTTGACCATTAGCCTATGTATCAACTATCAAATGGCCAATAGATCAATCTTTTCACACTGTACAATATTATACATAGTAATTAGCTGAAAAGACTAATGTAACGCGCAAATATTATTTGAATCAATCTATATATTTGGTGACATGTGTTTACTTTTTAAAAGAAGTCATGGATGACTCATTGATTGTGTTAACTCATTTTTTAATTTCAAAATTCCACAGTCGAGATTCTTCAAGCCCAACTTCTGTTTTGTTATAGTTTTCTTTAAAGTAAACTACTTTTATATTTTGAACAATAGTTTGTAGAGTTGAAGTTTTTTAGGGATAAGTTATATGGGATTTACTTAAGAAAGGGAGTAGATTCATAAGGCCACTTATACTTTAGAACACATAGCCTTGATTTTCATTGTTCTTTTAAGAATAGCATCGCAAGCATAGTCCATCCTCTGCTGATGTTTGTAACTATACCTAGTTCTTGGTGATGCATCAAGCACAAGTGTGGTCGCTCATGATTGAATAGCCAACGGTATACAAGGGAGTAGCTATCACCACTGGAAaactggactttgccgagtgcctgagactttgccgagtgctttttatcggggcactcggcaaagcaatattttgccgagtgccgcactcggcaaaataaagcactcggcaaaagtggctttgccgagtgccaggcactcgataaagcctggctctcggcaaaactgggctttgccgagtgccgcactcggcaaagatcccactcggcaaaaggtggccggcccgtgacggcggccacctgccgtcagattttgccgagtgcctaacggctaGCATcgacaaattttttttatttttaaaaacttattttgccgagtgccagccccaggcactcggcaaattttttttattttttaaaaacatattttgccgagtgtaagccttgggcactcggtaattttttttaaaattttttaaaacttattttgccgagtgccagcggcaggcactcgacaaattttttttatttttgaaaaacaactttgccgagtgccccctgggccgacactcggcaaagcccactttaccgagtgccccccatggcactcggcaaaaaaaaatttattttgggcctaaatttttttctggtgccttgtgacagtatttcaaactctattttaaaatttgggacaattttaactttttgatatatttcattagtttatttcgttttgtcgaatttttcgggatatttcaaatttgaactgtaggtacatggaataatggactttggtcatcaaaaaattgatactcatgatatttagggtatgtttaggccgtatccaggaactcacatgaaatctcgagcatctcgttgacgtaacatgtcgaggtacttgccagaaatgtgattttaaattatataaaatacaaacgaaatccgaaaatcatgaaacttgtcgaggcgtcgtgttatcacatgtggaggctgtggtaaaaaattgagaagattTCGAGTAAGTTGTGATGTTAGATGCCAAAAATCCAAACATCTCCATATGTGATCACATGTCGAGACGTCCTGGTTtataagcatcgtacatgacaacgtgcaccaaaccttctccaatttttatcatagcctccacatacgatatcacgacatctcaacaagtttcatgattttcggacttcgtttgctttttatagaatttaaaaacacttggCACGCAAGTTCACCATCATGTTTCGTTAACAATATGTCCGAAAATTTGGGTTCGTTTCTGGAtatggcctcacactacactcagtaacatgactatcatttttcgaatcattaaattccattattcgtaccacgtgcagttcaaatttatatttttcgaaaaaattcaagtaaacgaaataaagtaactaaatatatcaaaaagccacaaaaaatccccaaattctaaggAGGAGTTCCTGGtcctttaaaagggctgcacaataAATTTGGaggctaaaaacaaaaaaaacaaaaaaactttaccgagtgccggtgcatggcactcgacaaaggggctctttgccgagtgccaaaaataaggcacttgtcgagtgccaaaaatccggcgctcggcaaagggcgcGGGTGGGGCACTTAGGCGATTTTGGTCGACCGGGCAGTCCAAACCTCAGACAGCCAGCCAGCCATCCGCGCCCACGCCGGCCCAcccccgcccccgcgccgcgTGCCGCCCTCCGCGGCCACGCCGGCCCGCCCCCGGCTCCCCTCCGCGGCCACGCCGGCGCACCTCCTCCCCACCAGCTCCCTGCGCGCGCGGCTCCCCTGCTCCCcacgcggtggcgcggcgaggcgagGCCATCGACCGGCCGACGGGTGCTGCCTCTTCTCCTCCGCTGAGCATGGCCCCTCGCCCACCGGATCCCAGCGCGGCGCCCAGTTCGTCGCAGCGCCATCGCCTCCTCGCGTCGATCCGCTGGTGCTGGGTCGGTGTTGAGCGGAGCAGGAATTGGACTGGACTCAGGTCGAATTCGTCTCACCTTCTCTTTTTTGCTGGTAGGATCTCCAAAACGTTGCATGGTTGGATTGAAATTGAATTCCCTGTTCGACTTAGGGCTTCTGCGGTTTCCCAGATTACTTGCCGGGGTGGGTGATCCGACCTATCGACTCCAGATCCCGTCTTATATTGATCTATTTAATTGAGCATAAGTTCTTGTGTTCTGAATATATGGATGTGCAGTCACAAGTAGAACCATATGAATTTAGCTGTGTCGCAGCATTGACTTCAGGGCTGCATCAGTTATCTAAATTTGTGAACTGGTATTGGAAATCTGAGTTTTTGCATACCTCATTTATGTAGCTGCTGTGTTGGACACTTAAGTGCATGACTTTCAACCTCTGCCCACCTTGCTGTAAGTAGTCAAAACAATCTGATGGATACACAGGTGTATGTATCTACCTAAGTTAGCTGCCCTAGATGTTAGTTGTGCATCTGAACTTTATAAGCCCCATGGTTAACTCCGTGATGTAAAACACTGCAACTGAGACCGCGTCCTATGTTGTTATAAGGTGAGATTATAGTGCAGGATGGATTCTTAATTTTCAATACATGAACTTCTGACGCCCatgctgtaacagaaccaaccaaattataagaacgtaagtacaaaaataatcaccgaagtgatcaaattcctatacttaagctcccataatcctggtagtccggaaatcacgaaggatttcaaacaactcccgacatacaaaccaagaccgtagtgattcaacacaatacatcatttgttacaacatttcacaagtggcatccggattacatccatcagagttcaaataaaatattacaaaccaagttcaaatttgcggaagcgacatagtttagtacataactttatagtttcaaatacattgtcagatcttagtcatgttccaccaaaagcatcttcaggtacgagaactaggagagaccgcgcccaacggtctagtcttcatccccagccgggagaaggcaatacttgtagcaaccaaagtagaactggtcatctgcaacaggtgggaaataaaccctgagtacgagaaggtactcagctagacttacccgtcaaaaccagaaataaaggacaccaagggtcatgcaaggcttatgaggtgggctagcttgacacagttgcataaaagagcttatgaatatagtgaccaatttaaacttagcatcaagtttatcatcatttacctatccactagattagcacctgtactagagcactcacttattaggagcaaccaatattaaccatagcaggtataataaggttgtcatcatcataccatcattcctgaaccattatgttatttagtgtatctactttggagataagcccgtcaagttctcactaaccgatgagagacggcgactcgaatcgaattacaactcagctgagggggtattcctaactctcgccctggcatactttgcaagggtagccgtgggtcacctttggtacaactcaggaaccaaattcgtgggttcgatcagcgccagcactctcagggattacccttctgccaggacgatcaggacttttaaatcacctgcccttggactcacgcctatggcttcctttcgaggcgtactttatacttattgactcccggcctgagttgagctactcggcttcgtggtcggtctccagacccggccaactaagagagaggcatgagttcaacatgaacaagaaaggctccaagattcggtccttaagcgacacagacggagtcactgcaaaccggcaagccttcgcccggtcttcaattcaaattaagacaggttcttttccacgatagcaaatatagccaaccgtgccatatgtatatccctatagctcgtaggtgacatgaaatcaccttacttctaccgcatttaagcagggctaagcactacatgagcctgagctatatagaatttagggtatcaatatctggacaaggattggataaccaatgcagcaagtgtttgcatccaacacctaaacttaatgcaacaatatatatgtaacaataatactttaattgcatttcagaaattaagaggcttaatatgctccggggcttgcctttcacaaagttgcatggatggtgatctgggcactcaacggcgacctcgtctggcacttctcctgagggctgcacctcctgaccctccggtgttggctgctgctgctccccgctcggatCCTCAAATTCTAGCAGTGTcactccttctggtacacctattgcatgcagatgcacaaaataaatatcatggatacgtaaggaatgacatgatgctcatgatgaatggataacAGTAAgtatttaacgaaaacatcactggacactcgtttaccgattaagaatagctctattcaaaccactttaaaacatgtatctaacttaactcgaagaacaagatcaacttacctaacttgcataacctaagataaagatgctcatgttcagttaaaggcctaacacctaggaacattaccacaagcttagaaatagtaaaggcatacttaaatcaacagttaaggtttcatatgcaaacgagcagttccttaattcaatcacaacaagagttctacaaattcaaatgacttgcaagaggacattctggaaagcttatgaaattctatacaattcatttgtaaacatcaaagcatgattcttacgttaaccaaatcaaattcaagtaaacatagaatctatccagaaatgacaggtttactaaattaaatatttagtgatgatgcaaaagcataattggaccaaaccaagtttaccaacttgttgtgcataccagaggaacattagaaagtatagtgccaacttctaaataaattatttaatgtccttttctaatttatttagttaattaggtgattaaagcaacatatagtaaaactatacaaaaaaatctacaaaaattacagtagctacctcatgcttcacatagactaccataaaaatttcaaagcaattggacaagcagaacttgctgtatcaaaaataacagatggctggtctatttctagcataattaggaaaccctattgaaaagtgtcaagcaacatatttcatattttttctagtatcattctagcataagaatagcactaaccaaattttacctttactggatctatagaaaaattatgaaaattcacacaagatccatccatgcaaataagagaattacataactcctacatacagtgtccaaagtgtatgaaaatttaactacaagctattcatgatatgatcagtataccataaaaatttcatgccatttggagctacacagaaaaagatataattaccctatttcccacatgattaaaagagataattagcaactccatttttcataacagaacatggcataaattatatttttaatataaactagacattactaggaactcaacaaaattggaatcacatcatttggatctaccaaccaagagatatacatttttgaatctgtacccaaatctgtgaaaaagaataaaacaaaacaaatttgGAAACCCTAAccactactgggccggcccggaaaACCACTGCGGCCCGCGATGCGCGCGCCCACACACGCCAGCGCGGCCTAGAAACACGGAGCGGCCCACTCACTCGCGCGGCCCGTGGTCGGCTCCCGCCCGCGCGTGGCTGCTGATAAGCGGGCCCCGCTAGTCAGAGAGAAAACAGGGGAGGGAAGAAGAGCGACAGCggtagctcgccgccggtggcagCACCGACGAGGCCACGGGTATCAGCGTGTTCACCTCACCcgtgcgcacctaggggtaccattaaTTGTAGCAATTGTGGTGGCTAGGGGgaatggcggcggccatggcggcacacgACCACGAGTTGGCCAGCTCCGGCGAGCCGACGGCATCACGGCCCTAATGGtctaccctacgagcatcagcatcACTAACTGGACCTAAAGCAAGGGAAAAGAGGGGGCAGTAAGAGGCTCGAGCGGCACAGCCACgtgcgagctcggccggcggcggaCATGGTGACCCGGTGGAGCCACCTTCACGGTGAGCCCTACCTGAGGCGAGGACGAGGTTTCGGTGAGGTCGAGGACGTGGAGAGGCTCACGGTGGTGCTGTGGTTCAGGGGAATTGGACAATGGCACTCGGTTAGGGTGGTTTGGCTCGGCGGCGGTCATGGTCTTCCCGGTCACCGTGCTCACGTGGAAGAGGACGGCAGAGAGGGAAATGGTGAGAGGAAGAGGGAGTGAGCGAGGCATTGGCTTGGCTTTCACCTGGGACCATGAGCGCGCGACGTGGAGGTGCTAGTTGGGCATGCACGCCACACGGTGGCCAgtctctgaaccggtcggccatgacgttcACTGAACGTTTTCTAAAACGAACTGAATCGGGGTCCGGTAGCACGACTATCAGCGCCATTTCATCGCCTTATAGCTCGTAATCTAGCCCGAGTTAGCGGTAGGTAGTATCAACAAATTTGTATAGCTACAGTAGTACTACAACATTGTCAATTGAGGCTTGGACTAATTCGGTCTggattgggagatacaaggtcTCAAAGAGGGGCTCATGAAACTGTAAGTCAGGACTTGACtgaaaaaattttctaagtctgaaatcagcagggaaacctgacttgtgggccctgtttgagcatgttctagccattttcatgagatggtcatattgagacttttgttccttgataaattggctacaactttggtaatgggtgcacatccatgcaaggtctctaggttggactttttaatcagtcaaacag
It encodes:
- the LOC136475931 gene encoding glycerol-3-phosphate acyltransferase RAM2-like, whose product is MGETTTVMAASPFPTVEKCSSNDRAGDTVVADLDGTLLCGRSSFPYFAHMAFETGGVLRLLLLIALAPLAGLLYYFVSEPAGIQVLIFSSMAGARVADIEAVARAVLPKFYCADLHPESWRVFSACGRRCVLTANPRVMVEAFLKEYIGTDVVVGTELVVWRGRATGLVRSPGVLVGEQKADALRRTFGDDVAPEVGLGDRKTDYPFMRLCKEGYVVPATPKLKPVPRENLPKPVVFHDGRLVQKPSPALALLTVLWIPIGFLLACLRIAAGALLPMRMVYHAFRALGVRVTIRGNPPPPASRETGQTGVLFICSHRTLLDPIFLSTALGRPITAVTYSVSRLSEILSPIRTVRLTRDRAADAAMIRRLLTEGDLVICPEGTTCREPFLLRFSALFAELTDEIVPVAMENQMSMFHGTTARGWKGLDPFYFFMNPSPGYVVTFLNKLPAELTCNGGGKSSHEVANYIQRLIASTLSYECTNFTRKDKYKALAGNDGTVVSKPNIDKKKVMGC